Genomic segment of Oncorhynchus nerka isolate Pitt River linkage group LG10, Oner_Uvic_2.0, whole genome shotgun sequence:
tttgcaattcgttccagtcattagcagcagagaactggaaggaaaggcggccaaagtaagtgttggctttggggatgaccagtgcaatatacctgctggagcgcatgctacaggtgggtgttgatatggtgaccagtgagctgagataaggcggggggattgggcaagttgctgcaggggatgctgagatgttggccaaggtaggggtagccaggtgaaaAGCATGGACAGCCGTGGAAAAATGGTTATTGAAATGATAAATTatcatagatttatcggtggtgacagtgtttcctagcctcagtgcagtgggcagttgggagtaggtgctcttattctccatggactttatttaagatggagaggaaagcacttttgaagagcaaccaggcatcctctactgacggggtgaggtcaatatccttccaggatacccaggccaggtcgattagaaaggcctgctcgattaagtgttttagggagcgtttgacagtgatgaggggtggtcgtttgaccgcggacccagtacgcacgcaggcaatgaggcagtgattgctgaaatcctggttgaagacagcagaggtgtatttagagggcatgttggtcaggatgatatctaagagggtgcccatggttacggatttaggattgtacctggtaggttccttgatgatttgtgtgaggttgagggcatctagcttagactgtaggacggccggggtgttaagcatgtcccagttttggtcacctaacagtacgaaatctgaagatagatgggggacaatcaattcacatatggtgtccagagcacaacTGGGGGCCGAGGGGGATCTctaacaagcggcaacggtgagagacttgtttctggaaaggtggatttttaaaagtataagctcgaattgtttgtgcacagacctggatagcatgacagaactctgcagctATCTCttcagtagattgcaactccacacgctttggcagttctatcttttcGGAAAGTGTAATAGTTAgtgatggaaatttcaggatatttggtggccttcctaagccaggattcagacacggctaggacatcagggttggcggagtgtgctaaagcagtgaataaaacaaacttagggagcaggcttctgatgttaacatgcatggatccaaggcttttacggttacagaagtcaacaaatgagagcgcctggggaatgggagtggatctaggcactgcagggcctggattaatctctacatcaccagaggaggagtaggataagggtatggctaaaggctataaaaACTGGTAAtctagtacgttcggaacagagagtaaaaggagcaggtttctgggcgcggaagaatagattcaaggcataatgtacagacaagggtatggtaggacgtgagtacagtggaggtaagcctaggcattgagtgataaTGAGAGATGGTGCCTCTAGAGATAAAACCTAAGGGCTAGCTAAGgaatattgagcagggctggaggctctacagtgaaataagacaaaaatcactaaccaaaacagcaatagacaaggcatattgacattagggagaggcatgtgtagccgagtgatcaaagggtccagtgagtagctaggttagctggagacacggcgattcagacaacTAGCAGGCTGGGGCTagcagcaggctagcagatgggcctcaGGGGGACGTCACAACAGGAGAGTCTGAAACCCCCTCAGatggttacgtcggcagaccagtcgtgatggatcagcgGGGCCCGTGTTGGCAGCAAAGGGTCcagtccaattggcaaaagaggtcaTTGAAGCCCAGGGATTGCTTGATGGAATCTCTTCAGCTagctgggagatgggcctagttcgaggctagctccaggctaactggtgcttgcctcgggacagagacgttagacaagagtagccactcggatagcagctgcGGTGATCCGGTGCAAAGTTTCAGAgcttgcggtgggaatccggagatgtggtacagAAAAGCAGGCCGATATGCTCTGGGtagatatcgcgctgtgcaggcTGGCAGGAGTTGCCCGGGCTGAGGCTGGCAGTCCGAGTTAAcggtgatgaccgctagcagtggctaactgactactaatcaaatcaaatgtatttatatagcccttcgtacatcagctgatatctcaaagtgctgtacagaaacccagcctaaaaccccaaacagcaagcaatgcaggtgtagaagcacggtggctaggaaaaactccctagaaaggccaaaacctaggaagaaacctagagaggaaccaggctatgtggggtggccagtcctcttctggctgtgccggatggagattataacagaacatggccaagatgttcaaatgttcataaatgaccagcatggtcgaataataataaggcagaacagttgaaactggagcagcagcacagtcaggtggactggggacagcaaggagtcatcatgtcaggtagtcctggggcacggtcctagggctcaggtcctccgagagagagaaagaaggagagaattagagagagcatatgtggggtggccagtcctcttctggctgtgccgggtggagattataacagaacatggccaagatgttcaaatgttcataaatgaccagcatggtcgaataataataacccagacaggatgaccacaacagtgaatcaacccacgcaggtgacgcaccccttccagcgacggcatgagagagccccagtaaacCAATgattcagcccctgtaatagggttagaggcaaagaatcccagtggaaagaggggaaccggccaggcagagacagcaagggcggttcgttgctccagagcctttccgttcaccttcccactcctgggccagactacactcaatcatatgacccactgaagagatgagtcttcagtaaagacttaaaggttgagaccgagtttgcgtctctgacatgggtaggcagaccgttccataaaaatggagctctataggagaaagccctgcctccagctgtttgcttagaaattctagggacaattaggaggcctgcgtcttatgACCATAACGTACGtgtagtagctagttagctggctagcttcagaaGGTGGTTCCAGTTCAAAAGTGTAAAAATaacagatccataccacattgggtgaggcgggttgcaggagagtatgctCAGTAAGGAGATGGAAAAAAAAGAAATTGTGCAAATATACATGAtgaaaaacgatatatacaagggacgggacaagacaatcaAAACAGACATtcccactgctacgccatcttgaaaTCTTGTTCTCATCTATGTCATCCATTAGCTTTCTTTATGTCTGTGTCTTTCTTTGCTCGTCTGTGTTGCGTGATACAATGTAATTTCATCCTTTCATACCCTATGTGTATGTTCTCTTCTTTTCTGTTACCATCCATTCTGTCCTTCCACTCTGAGGTACAAAGTTGGCAAAGATGAGTGGGTAAGGGTGCCACTGTAGTGATCTTAGTAGTGATCTTAGTGACAGATAGATATGTATTGTAGTAGATATGTATTGTATAGTGATACACTGGTACCCTCAACTTTTTATATTCCAAGCTAGAGAGATACAATAACGTTCTAGCATAGCATGTACAGGTAGACTCTGTCTAAAATAAATGTCAATAAATAGTAGTTTACTATTGAAAGTCCACAaggacagtatagagatagaCATGCAGTAAATGCCAAAGATACATTTCCATCAAGTCTACTCTAATTGTCATGGTGTCCTTTCAAAGCTCGTCCACTCCTTCAGATTGGGCAGTCCTTCCCTGCTCGCCCACACACTTTTGACCCAACATTCCCTAACTAGTGGCCTTGATCCTCTGCCCCTGCAGAAAGAAGACTCTGATAAGATTGGAGAGGTGGCGTACTACCCTGAAAATGGCGCCTTCAACCTCATGTACTACCCTTACTATGGCAAGAAAGCTCAGGTGAGAATCCCGCGACACCAACCAGGCAACACTCACAAAGCATCCCTTATAATCCTATTTTTATGTTTAGAATAACTAATATTAGTGATCCAATGTCATTACATTGTTATTACGCATTCATCTGCATGTGCTTTCAATACATTATAGGTCAAATGTTTCTGGAAAACAGTGCTGAAAGCTTATGTAACAATAACTTACAGAGCTATTGTCTTGTTTCAGGTGAACTACTCCCAGCCTCTGGTTGCCATTAAGTTCCTCAACATCACCCTCAACGAAGACATCAACATCGAGTGCAGGATCATCTCCAACAACATTCCTCCTGGGAGTGAAAGAGACAAGTTTGCTGGAAAAGTGTCTTTCAAACTGAGGATCAACACTAAACAATAGATgtaccttctctttctctcacaaatATTCACACTGACATGCTgtgcacaggtacacacacacatacagaaacagataACAGAATTAACACCCTCAGTTTGACGAATAGAATATGTTTACAACTTTCATTTACCCTCGATGTCGGGCATTGTATGCCCAGTTTAGTGATGTCAGATTGGTGCAGTAAAAAGGGGGGTAATTCTGTCTCTGTTTTTGTGTGTGAGATTTGGAACTGATTCTGTTCTGTAAGTTAGTTTGACTTGAAGTCTATTTATCAACACGTCTTACCAGTTTACTGTGGGTCCTTCCTTGCTGCCTCCCTCTAGAGTGCCCCTTTATATACCAATATACACTAAATCCAATACAAAACGTGTATATCTATTTATATATAATGTCCTTATATCAGTATGTCTATTTTGTTGCACTTGAATAGTTCAACAGCTAAACATATGATGTAAAAAACATTTTGGTGGATGAATGCAGAGACAGAGTCATTTTTCATGTGTGTATTGTCTTTCGTGTCCTAAGAAAGCGGGAGGCCTCATGTCCCAGCTCTCTGCTCTGCTATGTGGGAATTATTCATTAGGTTATGTTAAACCACTGGTCACCAGCACTCTGCAGTGATCATCCAGTttagcccccccccccaacaccacATAGCCATTGTGTGAATGAAATGTGAGCTATAAGAAGATAGCATCTCCAACATGGGGAGTTATAGAGGTCAACACctttgagtatgtgtgtgtatgcgtgcgtgtatgtttgtatgtgtgtatgtactgtatgtgtatgtttgtatgtgtatgtttgtatgtgtgtgtactgtatgtgtgtgtgtgtgtgtgtactgtatgtttgtatgtgcatgtttgtatgtgtgtgtgtgtacggtatgtgtatatgtactgtatgtgtgtgtgtgtgtactgtatgtttgtatgtgtactgtatgtgtatgtttgtgtgtactgtgtttgtatgtatctgtgtgtactgtatgcttgtatgtatctgtgtgtactgtatgcttgtatgtactgtatgtgtatgcttgtatgtgtgtgtgtactgtatgtatatgtttgtgtgtgtgtgtgtaatgtatgtgtgtgtactgtatgtatgtttgcatgtgtgtgtgtactgtgtgaatgtttgtgtatgtgtgtactgtgtttgtatgtctatgtttgtatgtgtgtgtgtactcttatgtgtatgtctgtatgtgtgagtgtactgtatgtttatgtgtaccgtatgtgtatgtttgtacgtgtgtgtacTGTGGTAAACTGTTGGGTGGAGTGTGCAGAGATTGACACAGAGATAGGGAGGCTTTAGTCCGCAAAAACAACTTTACTAAGACAGAAAATAAATACATCAAATAAGTAACTTAGGTTTTGCTcggtcttccttctctctcccttctcttctgtGGCTTGGTTTCGGTCTCTCCCAGTTCTCTCCCACGGTGTGCCACCGTGCTCCTTTTATTTAGCCCCCACAGCTGGTTGGCACTTTCCTCTAATTACCTCCACTTAGAGCTGTCCATGTCGGGGTGCCCAGCTCCCGTATtcccagcagagggagccaacATCGCCTCACGTACCTCCCCTCTATTACCATCCCCCGGGGTAGACCTCCTGGGATACcacagtgtgtactgtatgtgtatgtttgtatgtgtgtgtgtacagtatgtgtttgttTGTATAACAAAATTCAGTTAGCAAGAAAAATTTTATACTGTAGGTTGGGAATTTGCATATGCAATGTGCAATATTCATTAGAGTGACAAATCATATTCATTCTTCACATTAAACAGGACTCTTTTGTTATAAACACTTGAATTGCACATCAGTCATGAATTGGATCAGTCTTCCATAACATGGATATACATTGTTCTTACAGTGTAGACACGTGGTTTGTGTTCACAGCTGTGTCCCTCCAGCTCAAGGGTTAGGTCTTTTTGCATGTACATCACATATATATTTGATTTTGTATTGATTTGCGCTGGTTTGTGTTTTTCTTGTGAAGACGAGATGCTTATGGTTCTGTGGAGAAGGACAAATAGAGAGTTTGTTTTTGTTTCTATGTTTGTTTAAACATTTTTACATGGCTTGTTACTGCTGTCATAGCCTTCAAACTGAGATGCACTGACTGCAACGTTTCTGATTACATTGACcagaatgtctatagggctgtttTGGTAATACCGGTCATTTGTTTGATTTTTGAAGGATTCTCTGCCATTCTATTGCTTTAAACAGAGGAGTACAACAGACCAACCAACCTTGGAGTTGGAGGCTGTACTCTTAACTATAAACATCTACAATTGAGCGTTTAGGAATTTGCTGTAGCATGGTGGTCAATGTGCTGTTGCACAGATACCCTGGATGTGCTGCTGACTTGATTAGGTACACATAATAAGAAAAGCCCGTCCATCAGTTGAGGAATCTGTGGATCTGAGCGAGCGCTGCTGAACCCAGGCACCTCGCCTTGGCTGTGACATTGTGCAGATGTGACTGATCCTGCTATGACATCATAGCAACACTTTCAGAACACTGGAATCTGTTCACTCAAATGAAGGATTGGGTTGACTTTTAGGGCCTATTCTTTTCTGTCAGTATTGTATATCAATACATTCTCCTTCATTTGGATTGAAGTGGTGCCTCGGTAATATCATCATCAAGACTGACAGTAATACTATGTTTTGTTTGATAGATGTGCTGTATAATACATGTTGAGGTATATAGGAGTGATTGAACAAAGTAAATTGACTCCATGCTAAACATGCATGCTGCATGTAGCCTACCAATAGTCCTTGTTTTTGAGCAGTGCTAGTGCTACGTATTCCTTATCATTCCTGCTCCACTCAGTCTGTAACGCTTCATTTCACTGTAATCTCTTAATCTGGTCAAATAATCCAAAACAGGTCCCCTTCTTTATCCTCTCTTTGTAGTTCCATCTTGTGTCAACCCTCCgtcttttgctctttctctctctctctcactcactctctctctcactaacacACATACGAATCATCCATGCTTTCTGTTAAGATATGTAAGGTTAGGAAAGACTATGGTATGTATTTAGTTCCACAGTTACTTTACACTACAATATTATCAGGGTTTTATCCATGTGACCCACATATTGCCATGTTGTACCACAAGCCATTTTTCCTCATGAGCCCATTCCATTCACAATTCAATCTACAAGTAAATGTGTATACTATCCATGGTGTGTGTAGCCATGCACTTAcagatatgtatatatattccTGAGGGCAAAAGTAATGCTTTTCTTTGCTACATACAAGATTAGTCCTGCCACATTCCCTCCAACCAAAGATATTCATGAGAATTGTATTAGTATGGAAAAAAACGTGCTGCAACTGCCAGACCACAGATATTTCTGAGAGAAAGGATTTAATTTAAAACATGTTTCAGAATGATGTGTGAATGTCATTTCATGAGCAGTCCTATTCTTACATAAAGATACACAAAGAAGGAGCATGTTTCACTAAATGACAACAGTGCCTCTTGGTGGACAGATCGTGTTGTTCCCCAGTGTTACCTGTTATGTAATAATATCTCCATATATCCAGTTTTTAAGTGATCATttggacatttcttcaaaaagcaACATATTTATTTGCCTGTACGTTTTTATTCTTGGAAAGACTGCAACAAATGTATAGTAACAAAAATAATAAAGAGCTTGAGGAAGAAGACAGAAAGAACATGGAAATATTACGTTCACATATAGATATACTTATGTTTGCTAATGCGCGTCTTCAAGATTGAACAATAGAAACATAACGGTGTTGTTTTCAAAAAGGGATAAAGTATTTGTATTGTTATTTTGCTGAAAAGAGGAAATAATGTATTAGCATTGTATTAAGACAGGGGTGCTACATGGTAGGTTTTCAACCTGTAATCTCAGAATTCTGAGTGAGACTGAAGAAAACTTGACAATTAAACACATACCAAGTAGCATTTTTCTTTCTAAGTCTGACCCCTACTTTCTCTGTCTTGTTTTCAACCTTGCAGTATTGAATGGCTGGCTACTCTTTTAGGTGAACAGTGCATGTCTTTATATGGGCACCAAGATGATGAGATGAAGAAGGGCATCCTCTTCTGGTATTGGTTTGATCAGTTACACTGATTCAATAGAAAGCTGCATATTTACAGTAACTGCAAAGGATTTATCCCCAAACAGCACAATACTTGCCTGTGACCACTGCATGTGGAAACTAGTGTGAACTAGCAAGACAGCTTTTCACTAAAGGTCCTCCTGGAAAATAATATAAAAACGTTATGTCCCTGAAAATCTTGAATCACACAGTTTATTAAAAACTTATCTAAGGCAGAACTCCTTTGAAACACTTTGTGATAGTCTCTCACCCAAAATGAATTGGCTGATAATTCTATATTTTTTTTGCTGGATGTATAttattgtatgtatgtatatatttttttgcttaTGTTCATTgtaaaagaaaatagagaaatcaATAAATGTGATTGACAGAAACAACCAGATAGGTCTGTTTTTGTTCCCTTGTTTCCGATCATTTCACCTCAGATTATGTTTCACATTTCAGTGTGCCTGTATATGCTCATCCATCCTTTAGTCAGTTATTCAGACAGACGGAGTCTGAGACAGTCTGAAATAATACCCTCTAGTCTACAGGATGACTCTGACATAAGAGGAAGTTTATGTATTCTAATTTTTGACAGTTTGAGTAAAAGGAGACACCTGTAACATAATCATTCACAAGTCAAATGGACAAATACTTTCACAGTTGTGTACACGTAAACAGTAATCAAACGAAATGATTGGCTGATACAAACTGGTTTTGTATAAAGTTGAATCTGCCCAATAGAGTGAGGCTCTGGGGAAAGAGGAAGTAAGGGATTCAAGCGGTGCCATCGGGCAGATGGATGTAATCTAATGTCATTTTATTCACCATGACAATCCCTAGGCAGCTCCTTCAACACTCATGTATCTTGCTTTCTGCTCTCCTCTGGCAGACTGTGGCCACCTACCAAGCCTGATCTCTGGATTTGACATGTAGCCAAGTACCCCGAGCATAAATACCTTTCATGGAAGACTTTGGCCCGTACTGTAGATCACCTGCGTTACAATGTATAATATTAACCTCGAGACAAATCAACCAAAACCACTACATTTTTGCACTTTCTTCATAAGAAGTACAAGATACGTAAATGTGCTAGAGTGTTGTTAATATGGCATAGTGGTTCTGACGCATTCACTCTGCTCTGACCACTACAAGATTACTACAGAatttgactctctctccctcctccaatctATCCTTTTTGCGATTGGGATCCAGTGGAGGACAATAGGAAGAGAGAGCAATGATTACATAGCATTAGAGGCATTTGTGGGTTTAAATAGTGTGATCAAGTGTAACGCAAGCGGCTGATATACCAGGCACGCACCAGCTTTCCCGCTCTCTCACACATTAGGCTTGCATCCAGCTGTGCTCATTAATCCCCAGTTAATTTCCTCATAATACTTGTTTGGACTCTTTCCATTAAAATGTTTATGGAACTCCATACTCAATCTCAtgaataatatataaatattgtATCTAACCATAACATTACTGTACGACAGAGGTTCATCTAACTCGTTTTTTAAAATGACAgtatattaaaaatatatatttgtaggTTAAAAAAGTCATTGTAGTTTTACATTGAAACATCTCTTAAAATGGTGGCATTATGCCATTCGCAGCATGTATGTCCAAGCGAAGGGAGGAGAAATTCTTGTGGTGTAGAAGTATTACGTCACAAATGTTCATATAAATGACTTTGCCACGAACTGTTATTAGCATTCAGGGTTCAGTGAAACTGATGTGCATGTGTAGTACACTATGACCTctggtggatatactgtagtactgcaACATAAGATCAAAAGCCCCGGATATAACACGTTTGCCTGATGAATCTTAACAGAAATCTTCCGCTGACCTAGTTCGCTACATAGTTCAGTCATGCTGCAAACACAGAGTTTCTAAAACCCAGAGGTGCAACATTGCGAGACTTCCGGGAACGCTTGTGAAACAGACCATGTCCGGGGTTTGAGAAGTAAAAAATTATTCCTTAGTTGTTAATTTTCTCGAAATCTGaaggcacaacctagatttgAGCCAATGTCTTAAGCAGTTGAACACGTGTTTACTCCAACCTCGTGTTAGTGTCAAACTGACATTTTAATTTCTGTAAAAAACAACTGTATCTCGAAGGAGTGCCTTTGATTAGACGGCCTGGACTTGCGCAGTTCGGCGTGAGACGAACGTTAGGCCCGATGACATTGTCGCCATGACATATTTGCTGCAATCATTGAAGTCATTTGTGTTGTTTTCAAAATGGAGCCtgttacaaaaaaaaacaaagtaATCAGCTAATGAATCATCTCTAaacaatcagagtatcaaagccagaCGAATTTTCAAAACGTTGCAcatgtgttctggctctggcccaaaccattggtttctgggaccaatcagatgGTCTAGAACGGGGCCCACGGATCAATTTCCAACCAAATAAAATCATCAGTTTCTCTCAAtgcactcaattagcccatgtaaACTAACATATTTCAggttggtaaattagtctagccagctatctaaacttgtagtaatcatggtcgaattaccaaCTAGGGGGCCCCACTGGATTTTGTTAGTCACTAAGTCAGCTATCATATATAAAATTAAAAAACGCtataacaaaatgtgtagaattgcagggaaTTTGCTTTAAAACAGAAATGTATCTCTGccccatggaaaaatgtgtagaattgcagggaaTTTGCTTTAAAACAAACTTTCTCTCCTCTAGCTGTTTTGCTCACACACCCTAAGAAGATTTGACCTAGGATCCCCCAAAAGGTTAGGGCTGTTTCTGACTGCATGTTTGGGAATGGATGTCGACACGCAGACCAGGGAGCCACTGTGGCACCCCATGATGAGTTCAGAtgttttgtggcccccacccccatcaaggTCACCCATCCCTGGTCTAGAACGTATTTCCATTCTCAAAATTGTACaggaggtactcagatccagactcaaAAATATTACTTCTGCAGTGTCAATTTTGTAGTAATGCATACGTACTTAAACCATAactacaacagtagctaagatcaGTGAATCACTGCATTGTAAATGTGGTTTTGAGAACCCTGAATAAAGTCCATCTGATGTGTCCAGCAGCCCTAGAAGATGTTCACAAATGATCCCATATAAAATTATTACATAATCACGATGTGGGGCATGGACAAAGTCCTTTGCCTTGTGATTGGCCTTTGATTCAATGATGGCAATGCTGAATTACACATcaacatacaacaacacaacaatcaCTGACCTATGGAATTACATTGGCAACATCTTCAGAATTTACAACAATACATGATACGttacttgtttttcaaccagtcTATGGTCTTCCAAAACCATAACAAGTCCAGTGCGTGATctcacacagacaaacagggaCATAACAATGACTTATCAATTGTACAATGAAGACATTTAGCTTCAGTTGATTGTTTTCTCCAGCACTTTGGTCATATGGCCCCTAATACAAATTGGCCCTTTTGGTAAACTCTGTTGAGAGCACTCACTCATGATTACTTGAGCAGCTCATTGGTCTTGCACACATGTGAACTTTAACCTGATAAAAGATAGTACAGCATATGGAACAAGGCACCAGGGGATAGACTGTAAGACCATGCTATTATGCAAACCCGAACAGTAATGTGCTGGTTTTGCTATTCTATTTTCACATTGTCCTTACCAGTATAATTCCAACCATGACGGATGCGTAACCTAGCCAGCGCAGTACAGCTCAGCTCAGCCTGGCtcggctcagtagtgtgaaaataGTGTTACTGTAATGTCCAGATGTGGCTGGTCCCTCAGAAACAGAACCCCCCCCACTCTTCTCCTACGGCAGGTCCAGCATGCCATGCTCCTCCAGGACCCCCTGAGTTCTGTCATACACCTCTCCGATGGCCCGGACCACCCTGTTCAGCACCACGCTGGCCTCTTCCTGGTTCGTCACACACACCAGCCTGTAGAAGAAACTCCGCTCAGGCATGGCGATGAAGGCTATCTCCGCTGCCCTGCGTACAAACCAGGAGTGGTGGTGGGCCAGGGTGTGCTGATAGGCCTCACGGCAGAGCTCTGAGGGGCTCCGCAGCCGGCCGCCCACAGGCCCCTCCCCCAGCTTTTCCAGGAAGACCTGCAGCCACAACAGGGCCCGGTGCAGCCGGAGCAGGGTACGACACCCAGATTCTGTCATCTGCTGGAAGTCTACCAGGCCCCGGCTCAACTCAGTGTGGATCATAGAGCGCAAAGACAGGTAGGTACTGCTTGGTGCTGCCACTGAggcctctgtctcctcctgtccaccACCATGCGCTCTGGTACCAGACACCAACCCCAAGGCTAGGCCCACTTCTCCCTCATCACTGCTACCTGCCTCCCGCAGGGTCAGGTCACGGATTATGGAAGTTTTGGCTTCAATCTCCTGAGATATGAGTCCAACCATCGGTCCAAGAGCCTCCATGAACCTGTCACagaggatggagcaggaggaggagagaagcaaTCAACAACCACACAGAGCCCAAATAATCCACATCTCTGTTTAGAGTTCATTCAGCGGATGTGAATGTCCCTTCTATTCAGCCAGTGAGTGTATTGACTGGCTGGAGTCtggtctctgtgtctgtatgtccTGTCTGATGGGCTTACTTGATAAGCTCGTCCCAACTAGCCAGATAAGGCTGCAGCAGCACGTCGTTGGTGGGTGCCGGCGCAGCCAGCAGGTGAGACAGCAGCTCCGACACCTGGAACTTCTGACCGGGACACACCTCCAGTATGGCCCCGTCCTCATCACTATCAGCCTCACTGCCATTGGACAGATGGCGAGGCTGGGCATgggggaagagg
This window contains:
- the gltpd2b gene encoding glycolipid transfer protein domain-containing protein 2, with the protein product MGIKGKAALAIVVLLFFLGSMWLQGSLDYQWDSCLKGYIQINSPRHLSNGSEADSDEDGAILEVCPGQKFQVSELLSHLLAAPAPTNDVLLQPYLASWDELIKFMEALGPMVGLISQEIEAKTSIIRDLTLREAGSSDEGEVGLALGLVSGTRAHGGGQEETEASVAAPSSTYLSLRSMIHTELSRGLVDFQQMTESGCRTLLRLHRALLWLQVFLEKLGEGPVGGRLRSPSELCREAYQHTLAHHHSWFVRRAAEIAFIAMPERSFFYRLVCVTNQEEASVVLNRVVRAIGEVYDRTQGVLEEHGMLDLP